From Vicinamibacterales bacterium, one genomic window encodes:
- a CDS encoding sodium:solute symporter has protein sequence MRSLDFIVLTGYIVSLLFFGAYFSRSQRNIRDYFITDRQIPWWAVMGSIVATETSTVSLISVPGFAYGADLSFLQLVIGYLFGRLAIVLFLMPTYFRAEVLTVYQILGLRFGENVRRLTSALFLLTRSLADGFRLFATGLVLAALLLNTSSVQNFFQETIPGLGVDTGPLLFSLLLIAAVTVVYTFLGGMAAVIWTDVIQLAIYLIGAGLISIVLLNLIPGGWTEVAQVATGADKFRVFDFTLSLSKDYTFWSGVIGGAFLTTATHGTDQLMVQRYLCSRTPRNASTALMISGLFVFLQFILFLVIGVMLWVYYTNYAPADISTFTLEGQVQTDRILPYFMVTHLPVGILGLLLAAIFAAAMSTLSSSLNSSSAAFIADFYMPYTRHARSEEHYLKVSRWTTIGWGIVQLSVAILAIELSTRVVDEVLGIASFTNGVLLGTFFLATFTTRIQSRSVFIGIVAGIIFMTTLRTSTALNLFVVSWQWYVLIGSLTTIGAAWIAQLAVDGPGVLRRELQ, from the coding sequence ATGCGTTCACTGGATTTCATCGTCCTAACGGGTTATATAGTCAGCCTCCTCTTCTTCGGCGCCTACTTCTCACGATCGCAACGCAACATCCGCGACTATTTCATTACTGATCGCCAAATTCCTTGGTGGGCGGTTATGGGATCAATTGTCGCGACAGAAACGAGCACAGTAAGCCTCATCAGTGTGCCTGGTTTCGCATACGGAGCAGACCTATCTTTCCTCCAACTCGTTATCGGCTACCTCTTTGGCCGACTAGCTATCGTACTTTTCTTAATGCCCACATATTTTCGCGCCGAGGTTTTGACTGTCTACCAAATCCTCGGCCTACGCTTTGGTGAGAACGTCAGACGACTAACATCCGCGCTTTTCCTTTTAACCAGAAGCCTCGCCGATGGTTTTCGACTTTTTGCCACAGGCCTTGTACTGGCTGCCTTGCTCTTAAACACCTCCTCCGTGCAAAACTTTTTTCAAGAAACGATACCAGGGCTTGGAGTAGACACGGGACCACTGCTGTTCTCCCTTCTCCTTATTGCCGCCGTGACAGTGGTCTACACCTTCCTAGGAGGCATGGCCGCGGTAATCTGGACAGATGTCATACAACTAGCGATCTATCTAATTGGCGCGGGCTTAATATCAATCGTCTTGCTCAACTTGATTCCCGGGGGATGGACCGAAGTGGCTCAAGTAGCAACTGGCGCTGATAAGTTTAGAGTCTTTGATTTCACCCTTAGCCTTTCAAAGGATTACACCTTCTGGTCCGGTGTCATTGGCGGGGCTTTTCTTACAACCGCCACGCACGGAACTGACCAACTAATGGTCCAGCGTTACCTCTGTAGCCGGACACCCCGCAATGCCAGCACAGCCCTAATGATCAGTGGGCTCTTCGTGTTCCTACAGTTCATCCTCTTTCTGGTTATTGGTGTAATGCTCTGGGTGTATTACACCAACTATGCTCCAGCAGACATTTCCACGTTCACCTTGGAGGGGCAGGTCCAGACCGACCGAATTCTCCCCTACTTCATGGTGACCCATTTACCGGTAGGAATTCTCGGACTTCTTCTTGCCGCAATTTTTGCAGCTGCAATGTCCACATTGTCCTCTTCACTCAACTCTTCGTCTGCAGCCTTCATCGCGGATTTCTACATGCCCTATACTCGCCACGCTCGATCCGAAGAGCACTACCTAAAAGTTTCACGATGGACAACTATTGGTTGGGGAATCGTTCAACTCTCTGTCGCCATTCTTGCAATCGAGCTCTCAACTCGCGTAGTTGACGAAGTGCTCGGCATCGCATCGTTCACAAATGGCGTTCTATTGGGAACATTCTTTCTCGCAACCTTTACCACTAGAATTCAATCGCGTTCAGTGTTTATTGGCATCGTCGCAGGTATAATTTTCATGACGACCTTGCGAACATCCACCGCGCTCAATTTGTTTGTAGTGTCTTGGCAATGGTACGTCCTGATCGGTTCGCTCACCACAATCGGCGCAGCCTGGATCGCGCAGCTAGCGGTCGATGGCCCTGGAGTGTTACGGCGTGAACTTCAATAG
- a CDS encoding serine hydrolase domain-containing protein, with translation MNFNSVAEIIERAISKKIFPCACLEIGRTEDILWRGAFGHLSYDRKSTAADHNTIFDLASLTKVIATTTLAMQHVDARRWALSDYVTQHLRSWCGADRELVTIEDLLAHTSGLQAYLPLFQERVDPQQYKETLCRLPLQYAPRSESVYSDLGFILLGFLIEGLTNMSLDDQFRNMAESSGMDDLQFLPPNRWKKRTAPTGDNPLRGRCLVGEVHDNNGWTLGGVAGHTGLFGSTSAVGRFARVILGDFRGGQTLVSPATLQTFTRKTNIPNSSRALGWDTMLPTSSCGSRFSKSAIGHTGFTGTSLWIDPEIDLYIACLTNRVHQTADSNAMQRFRPELHNAAIRAFGVID, from the coding sequence GTGAACTTCAATAGCGTAGCTGAGATCATCGAGCGCGCCATTTCTAAAAAAATATTTCCGTGCGCCTGTCTTGAGATTGGCCGAACAGAAGATATCCTCTGGCGAGGCGCCTTTGGACACTTAAGCTATGACCGCAAATCAACTGCTGCGGACCACAACACTATCTTCGACCTAGCCTCTCTCACAAAGGTCATCGCCACAACCACCCTTGCCATGCAACACGTTGATGCTAGGCGATGGGCTTTAAGTGATTACGTCACTCAACATCTGAGAAGCTGGTGCGGCGCCGACCGTGAACTGGTAACAATTGAGGATCTACTGGCACACACATCTGGCCTGCAAGCGTATTTGCCATTGTTTCAAGAGAGGGTCGACCCTCAGCAATATAAGGAGACACTTTGTCGCCTGCCACTTCAATATGCTCCTCGTTCCGAATCCGTGTATAGCGACCTAGGCTTCATCTTGCTCGGATTCTTGATCGAAGGCCTTACCAACATGAGCCTAGATGATCAGTTTCGGAATATGGCCGAATCGTCCGGCATGGATGATTTACAGTTCCTGCCACCTAACCGCTGGAAAAAGCGTACGGCGCCCACGGGCGATAACCCGCTAAGAGGGCGCTGTCTGGTGGGTGAGGTTCACGATAACAATGGATGGACCCTGGGAGGCGTGGCTGGACACACTGGACTCTTTGGCTCAACATCAGCAGTCGGTCGTTTTGCTAGAGTTATCTTAGGTGATTTTCGAGGGGGTCAAACCCTGGTATCTCCTGCAACCCTGCAAACATTTACTCGAAAAACAAATATTCCCAATAGTTCTCGCGCTCTTGGGTGGGACACGATGCTCCCAACCTCATCCTGTGGCAGCCGCTTCTCTAAATCAGCAATTGGTCATACTGGATTCACCGGCACTTCACTTTGGATTGACCCGGAGATTGATCTGTACATTGCGTGCCTAACCAATCGAGTGCATCAAACTGCAGACAGTAACGCAATGCAACGATTCCGACCGGAGCTGCACAATGCCGCAATACGTGCTTTCGGGGTGATTGATTAA
- a CDS encoding sodium:solute symporter family protein → MTLTLLDWIVIAGYFAFVIAIGVTYYHRAGSSIGHYFLSGRSLPWWLAGTSMVATTFAADTPLVVAGLVANNGIAGNWIWWNAALGSMLAVFLFSRLWRRAGILTDVEFVELRYSGRPAAFLRGFRALYLGLPINLLIMGWVNLAMAKILLVTMGWNRLTAVLVSLAFTGAYSSISGLWGVVVGDFVQFSLAMIGTIVLAWFVLHTPTVGGINGLLEALPESTFQFLPTVGGNAAASDAFTLPLTTFIAFVGVQWWASWYPGQEASGGGYIAQRMMSSKDERHSLLATLWFTIAHYCVRPWPWIIVGLASVVLYPTAIDREAAYVMALRDHLPEGWRGLLLAAFFAAYMSTIGTQLNWGCSYIINDFYMRFFRTQATQGHYVRASRLTTLLLMLLGGVATFYLESIRQAWEFILESGAGIGLVLILRWYWWRVNAWSEIAALIASVAGFVYLKLFTEVAFPSTLLYLVSWTTVCWLVITFLTPAEPLDHLIKFYRRVRPGGPGWRRIARLSGEPPPESIAIALVDWVAGCSLVYSTLFGIGALLFRSTFAATPYAVCALASSLFIHYRLSRRGWTRTEG, encoded by the coding sequence ATGACTCTAACCCTCCTCGATTGGATAGTTATTGCAGGCTATTTTGCCTTCGTGATCGCCATTGGGGTCACCTATTACCACCGCGCCGGCAGTAGTATCGGCCATTACTTCCTCTCAGGACGCTCTCTACCGTGGTGGCTAGCCGGAACATCGATGGTGGCAACGACATTTGCCGCCGACACTCCACTTGTCGTTGCCGGGCTTGTTGCAAACAATGGAATCGCAGGAAATTGGATCTGGTGGAACGCCGCTCTCGGTAGCATGCTGGCAGTGTTTCTATTTTCTCGCCTCTGGCGTCGAGCAGGCATCCTGACCGACGTAGAGTTTGTTGAGTTGAGATACTCTGGTCGACCAGCGGCCTTTCTGCGTGGGTTTCGTGCGCTCTATCTTGGCTTGCCGATTAACCTCCTCATTATGGGTTGGGTGAATTTGGCCATGGCGAAGATTTTGCTCGTCACAATGGGATGGAACCGCTTAACTGCGGTACTCGTTAGCCTAGCCTTCACGGGCGCATATTCCTCAATTTCTGGACTGTGGGGCGTCGTCGTAGGAGACTTCGTACAATTCAGTCTCGCGATGATCGGAACGATCGTATTAGCCTGGTTCGTACTCCACACCCCTACAGTCGGTGGAATCAACGGTCTTCTTGAGGCCCTCCCAGAGTCAACCTTCCAGTTCCTGCCAACGGTTGGTGGAAACGCAGCCGCTAGTGATGCTTTCACTCTTCCATTGACCACCTTCATCGCATTCGTGGGTGTTCAGTGGTGGGCAAGCTGGTACCCTGGTCAAGAAGCGAGTGGGGGCGGGTACATCGCACAACGAATGATGTCGTCTAAAGATGAACGGCATTCGCTACTCGCAACCTTGTGGTTCACAATTGCACATTACTGTGTTCGCCCCTGGCCATGGATTATAGTTGGTCTCGCCTCAGTCGTTCTCTATCCAACGGCAATAGACCGGGAGGCTGCTTATGTAATGGCCCTTCGCGACCACCTTCCGGAAGGCTGGCGAGGGCTTCTATTGGCAGCCTTCTTTGCAGCATACATGTCGACGATTGGCACTCAACTAAATTGGGGGTGCTCCTACATAATAAATGATTTCTATATGCGATTTTTTCGAACCCAAGCAACTCAAGGCCACTACGTAAGAGCATCGCGATTAACCACGCTACTCCTTATGCTTCTAGGGGGAGTCGCCACGTTTTATCTCGAAAGCATCCGACAGGCCTGGGAGTTCATTCTGGAGTCCGGGGCAGGAATTGGCTTAGTGTTGATTCTCCGATGGTATTGGTGGCGGGTAAACGCGTGGTCTGAGATTGCCGCCCTTATCGCCTCGGTTGCAGGATTTGTTTATCTCAAATTATTCACTGAGGTCGCATTTCCATCCACATTGCTCTATCTCGTCTCTTGGACCACAGTGTGCTGGTTGGTAATTACCTTTCTGACGCCAGCGGAACCTTTGGATCACCTCATCAAGTTCTATCGACGAGTAAGACCCGGCGGACCGGGCTGGAGGCGTATAGCTCGCTTGTCCGGGGAGCCACCACCTGAGTCGATCGCAATAGCCCTTGTCGATTGGGTTGCCGGATGTTCACTGGTCTATAGCACGCTCTTCGGCATAGGTGCGCTCCTATTCCGCTCAACGTTTGCCGCTACACCATATGCAGTTTGCGCACTGGCTTCTAGCCTGTTCATTCACTACCGTCTTTCTCGACGCGGATGGACAAGAACCGAAGGATAG
- a CDS encoding M23 family metallopeptidase, translated as MLKNRYTVVVADRSSGVIRRITLNLRSVIGLLVAILGTPILLGLGFSWLASTELDRLNTNLGSLEVENSGYRTASTTLRSEIAALQAVVTEIDKRAVLNPRALEALNQLPAELKARAIGGGAGAIASNPLYTVALTSPLATFTMLKDLLAGLDNRLQTIRYSVENRSALASATPQIWPTDPHGYLSGAYGYRIDPFTGIRTFHRAVDISTPHGQKVLATAAGRVVSAKPTGNLGKLIVIDHGFGLATRYGHLSGFTVGAGDQVSQGDLIGYVGSTGRSTGSHVHYEIWADGRPINPYRFLSPSEHLATN; from the coding sequence ATGCTTAAGAATCGCTATACCGTAGTTGTAGCCGACCGCTCTAGTGGCGTAATTCGTCGAATTACGCTAAACCTTCGCTCGGTAATTGGGCTACTCGTGGCAATCCTCGGGACACCAATTCTGCTAGGCCTAGGTTTCAGCTGGCTGGCCTCTACTGAGCTCGATCGTCTCAACACGAACCTAGGCTCACTTGAAGTTGAAAATTCAGGCTATCGAACTGCCTCGACTACGCTTAGAAGCGAAATTGCGGCACTTCAAGCAGTTGTGACAGAGATCGACAAACGGGCAGTTCTAAACCCACGGGCTCTTGAAGCTCTCAATCAACTTCCGGCTGAGCTGAAGGCCAGAGCCATCGGCGGTGGAGCGGGAGCTATAGCCTCTAATCCACTATATACCGTGGCACTCACGTCACCTCTGGCCACCTTCACGATGTTAAAAGACCTGCTTGCAGGTCTTGATAATCGTCTCCAGACCATACGTTACTCCGTGGAAAACCGAAGTGCTTTGGCAAGTGCGACTCCACAGATATGGCCAACGGACCCCCACGGTTACCTCTCGGGCGCCTATGGATACCGGATTGATCCCTTCACCGGGATCCGAACCTTTCATCGGGCTGTCGACATATCAACCCCTCACGGGCAAAAGGTCCTGGCCACCGCAGCTGGTCGCGTAGTGTCTGCAAAGCCAACGGGGAACCTTGGTAAGCTTATTGTCATCGATCACGGCTTTGGCCTGGCCACGCGGTACGGCCACCTCTCAGGCTTTACCGTCGGCGCTGGCGACCAAGTCTCCCAAGGTGACCTAATCGGTTATGTTGGCTCGACGGGCCGCTCCACTGGCTCACACGTGCACTACGAGATTTGGGCAGACGGTCGACCGATTAACCCTTACCGCTTCCTCTCCCCGTCTGAACACCTCGCAACAAACTAG
- the secA gene encoding preprotein translocase subunit SecA, producing MFDALLAKVFGTRNDRELKRLRPIVSAINESETHVQSLSNDELRSRTAEFRKRLRQNETLDDLLPEVFATVREASRRILEMRHFDVQLIGGILLHRGTIAEMKTGEGKTLVATLPAYLNALSGEGVHVVTVNDYLARRDSEWMGRVYRFLGMSVGVIQHSLKDSERQAAYKYDITYGTNNEFGFDYLRDNMKFELSQYVQRGHNYAIVDEVDSILIDEARTPLIISGPAEQSTELYHEVDRIIPKLKPGAVTQGNVKSEDREALEETGDFLVDEKHKTVTLTESGMAKAEKLLAHRMSPGGLYDPANMPLLHHINQSLRAHSLFKRDVDYMIKEGQVVIVDEFTGRLMPGRRWSDGLHQSVEAKEKVKIERENQTLATVTFQNYFRKYKKLAGMTGTADTEATEFGKIYKLDVAVIPTNRTLLRREEPDTIYRTEHEKFNAIVEDIIQQQAAGRPVLVGTVSIEKSEKLSSLLKRRGVQHVVLNAKYHAKEAEIVAQAGRPGTVTIATNMAGRGTDILLGGNPEFMARQQCLADDVANRLPKGEEELPDNTDLIHFNHLDSFYQVPRTLWEPRLTKFQEQTKIDHASVVTAGGLHILATERHEARRIDNQLRGRAGRQGDPGSSRFYLSLEDDLMRIFGSDRISGLMQKLGMEDGVPIEHKMVTKAIERAQRQVEAQHFSVRKHLLEYDDVMNKQRENVYSLRCELLENRIHLAKDDIVDTQQYLLTLGEEALDSCVATYCGDDIDPDEWDIEALKLSTGELFGLGIEDLSAVDFDSSGAEEIHEALWTLAKSKYQEKESEVGSEVLRRIERDVMLQIVDSQWKDHLYGLDHLKEGIGLRGYGQRNPLVEYKRESFALFQAMKERIDEETVKYLWRLRPIIRDPSADVSRKSQTKQTADLVFNNPSEGASTFTNAGRQQPRPARTGGDDAAVSTIRREMPKVGRNAPCPCGSGKKYKKCHGA from the coding sequence ATGTTCGACGCCCTCTTAGCAAAAGTCTTCGGCACAAGAAACGATCGAGAGCTCAAGCGGCTCCGCCCGATCGTCTCTGCAATAAATGAGTCTGAAACCCATGTCCAGAGTCTTAGTAATGACGAACTAAGAAGTAGGACTGCCGAATTTCGAAAACGCCTTAGACAGAACGAAACTCTCGACGATCTTCTTCCAGAGGTCTTTGCGACTGTCCGAGAAGCAAGCCGCAGAATCCTAGAGATGCGGCACTTCGATGTCCAACTAATCGGCGGAATACTTCTCCACCGCGGCACAATTGCGGAAATGAAAACGGGCGAAGGCAAGACCCTAGTCGCCACTTTGCCAGCCTATCTTAACGCCCTCTCTGGCGAAGGGGTGCATGTCGTCACCGTGAACGATTATCTCGCACGGCGAGACTCGGAATGGATGGGTCGAGTTTACCGATTCCTCGGCATGAGCGTTGGGGTGATCCAACACAGCCTAAAGGATTCAGAGCGCCAAGCGGCTTATAAATACGACATCACATACGGAACTAACAACGAGTTCGGATTTGATTATCTTCGCGACAACATGAAGTTTGAGTTGTCACAGTACGTTCAGCGGGGCCACAATTACGCAATTGTAGATGAGGTTGACAGCATTCTCATTGACGAAGCTAGAACCCCGCTCATTATTTCAGGCCCTGCTGAACAATCTACCGAGCTTTATCACGAAGTCGACCGGATCATCCCGAAGCTGAAGCCCGGCGCCGTTACCCAAGGAAACGTCAAGTCGGAAGACCGTGAGGCCCTCGAGGAAACCGGAGACTTTCTCGTCGACGAAAAACATAAAACTGTGACTTTAACGGAGAGTGGAATGGCCAAAGCAGAGAAGCTTTTGGCCCACCGAATGAGTCCTGGAGGACTCTACGACCCAGCCAACATGCCACTTCTGCATCACATTAATCAGTCCCTTCGTGCTCACTCTCTTTTCAAGCGGGACGTTGATTACATGATCAAGGAGGGTCAGGTCGTCATCGTTGATGAATTTACCGGACGTTTAATGCCCGGACGACGGTGGTCAGACGGTCTTCATCAATCCGTAGAGGCTAAAGAAAAGGTCAAAATCGAGCGGGAGAATCAGACTCTTGCGACAGTGACCTTCCAGAATTACTTCCGTAAGTATAAGAAGCTTGCGGGAATGACAGGAACGGCTGATACCGAAGCCACCGAATTTGGAAAGATCTACAAACTTGACGTGGCGGTAATTCCAACCAACCGCACCCTTCTGCGGCGAGAGGAACCCGACACTATTTATCGTACCGAGCACGAGAAGTTTAATGCCATCGTTGAGGACATCATTCAACAACAGGCCGCTGGACGACCGGTGCTGGTTGGAACTGTGTCGATAGAAAAATCTGAAAAGTTATCCTCACTGTTGAAAAGACGTGGCGTGCAACATGTCGTGTTAAACGCGAAATATCATGCCAAGGAGGCTGAAATTGTAGCCCAAGCTGGACGTCCTGGCACCGTCACCATCGCAACCAATATGGCCGGCCGTGGCACTGACATCCTACTAGGCGGAAACCCTGAGTTTATGGCACGTCAACAGTGTTTAGCTGACGATGTGGCTAACCGTCTTCCGAAGGGAGAAGAGGAATTACCCGACAATACCGATTTGATTCACTTTAATCATCTAGACAGCTTCTATCAAGTTCCACGAACACTTTGGGAACCGCGCCTCACCAAATTTCAGGAGCAGACAAAAATTGATCACGCCTCAGTCGTCACAGCTGGAGGACTGCACATCCTCGCCACAGAGCGGCATGAGGCTCGACGTATCGATAATCAGCTGCGAGGTAGAGCGGGGCGCCAAGGCGACCCGGGGTCGTCAAGATTCTATCTTTCTCTAGAAGATGATTTGATGAGAATCTTTGGTTCCGACAGAATTTCAGGGCTAATGCAGAAATTAGGAATGGAGGATGGTGTTCCAATAGAACACAAAATGGTCACCAAGGCAATTGAGCGGGCACAACGCCAGGTAGAGGCGCAACATTTTTCAGTCAGGAAACACTTGCTTGAGTATGACGACGTAATGAACAAGCAACGAGAAAACGTCTACTCACTACGATGCGAGCTCCTAGAAAATAGGATTCACCTTGCTAAAGATGACATCGTTGACACACAACAATACCTTCTCACTTTAGGCGAAGAAGCACTTGACTCCTGCGTAGCCACCTACTGTGGAGATGATATTGACCCAGACGAGTGGGACATTGAAGCACTTAAGCTAAGTACCGGGGAACTGTTCGGCCTCGGCATTGAAGACCTCTCAGCTGTAGATTTCGATAGCTCAGGCGCCGAGGAAATCCATGAGGCGCTCTGGACCTTGGCCAAGTCAAAATACCAAGAAAAGGAATCCGAAGTAGGGTCTGAGGTGTTAAGGCGCATTGAACGAGATGTGATGCTCCAGATTGTGGATTCGCAGTGGAAAGATCACCTATATGGCCTAGATCATCTTAAAGAAGGAATCGGCCTTAGAGGTTACGGCCAACGAAATCCCCTCGTCGAATACAAGCGCGAAAGCTTTGCCCTCTTTCAGGCAATGAAAGAGCGAATTGACGAGGAGACTGTTAAGTATCTTTGGCGCCTTCGTCCAATAATCAGAGACCCAAGTGCCGATGTATCCAGGAAATCGCAAACAAAGCAAACAGCGGACTTAGTCTTCAATAACCCTAGTGAGGGCGCCTCAACATTTACAAATGCGGGGCGGCAACAACCACGCCCAGCCAGAACTGGAGGCGATGACGCCGCCGTCAGTACGATACGCCGTGAAATGCCAAAAGTGGGACGTAACGCTCCATGTCCCTGCGGCAGTGGCAAGAAATATAAGAAATGTCATGGAGCCTAA
- the guaB gene encoding IMP dehydrogenase: MTFKKSEPDISTRRELCPSTALTFDDVLLVPQESKVLPSQVNISTRLTRKIKLETPIVSAAMDTVTESSLAISMAQHGGMGIIHKNLSIEEQASEIDRVKRSESGMIVNPITLSPENLINEALHLMGKYRISGVPITEDGSKEGKLVGILTNRDLRFESNTQRSIAEVMTRENLITVPVGTTLDQAKDILHLHKVEKLLVVDKNHMLRGLITVKDIQKVIKYPSACKDDLGRLRVGAAIGIAKNTMERAEALAGANADVLVIDTAHGHSAGVMDMIKQVRNAFPAIDLIAGNVSTGEATQALIDLGVDAVKVGIGSGSICTTRIIAGVGVPMITSIQDCAKVAEQHGVPVIADGGIRYSGDITKAIAAGASVAMIGGLFAGTDESPGELILYQGRSFKEYRGMGSLGAMRRGSRDRYFQDEFELEGTDDEIQKLVPEGIEGRVPHKGSLAGLLHQLVGGLRAGMGYSGCETVTDLKNRARLVQITSAGARESHVHDVVITKEAPNYRSE, encoded by the coding sequence ATGACTTTTAAGAAAAGTGAACCAGATATTTCGACTCGCCGTGAGCTTTGCCCTTCGACGGCCTTAACCTTCGATGACGTTCTACTTGTGCCTCAGGAATCGAAAGTGTTGCCTAGTCAGGTAAACATCAGTACGAGGCTAACTCGAAAGATAAAGCTAGAGACTCCAATCGTAAGCGCCGCGATGGACACGGTAACGGAATCCAGCCTAGCGATCAGCATGGCCCAACATGGTGGGATGGGGATAATTCATAAGAATCTATCCATTGAAGAACAGGCGTCAGAGATTGACCGAGTCAAACGTTCAGAAAGTGGAATGATAGTTAATCCGATAACCCTATCACCGGAAAACCTGATCAACGAAGCCCTTCACCTGATGGGAAAATATCGAATCTCGGGCGTTCCTATTACAGAGGACGGAAGCAAAGAGGGCAAACTCGTTGGAATTTTGACAAACCGTGACCTTCGCTTCGAAAGCAACACACAACGATCGATCGCCGAGGTCATGACCCGGGAAAATCTAATTACCGTACCGGTCGGCACCACTCTTGACCAGGCCAAGGACATCCTGCATCTACACAAAGTGGAAAAGCTTCTCGTTGTTGACAAGAACCATATGCTTAGGGGGCTCATTACCGTTAAAGACATTCAAAAGGTCATTAAGTATCCAAGTGCTTGCAAGGATGACCTAGGACGACTACGCGTAGGAGCAGCTATCGGTATTGCGAAAAATACAATGGAACGGGCCGAGGCTCTTGCTGGTGCAAACGCTGACGTGTTAGTAATCGACACAGCTCATGGGCACTCCGCTGGTGTCATGGACATGATTAAACAAGTCCGAAATGCTTTTCCTGCAATCGACCTCATCGCCGGAAATGTTTCAACGGGTGAAGCAACCCAAGCTCTAATTGATCTTGGAGTCGATGCAGTGAAGGTGGGCATCGGATCGGGTTCAATATGCACTACGAGGATAATCGCCGGCGTCGGAGTGCCAATGATTACGTCTATTCAGGACTGCGCCAAGGTCGCTGAACAGCATGGAGTTCCGGTCATTGCAGATGGTGGTATCCGCTACTCAGGTGATATCACAAAAGCCATCGCGGCTGGAGCCAGCGTAGCAATGATTGGAGGCTTATTCGCTGGCACCGATGAAAGCCCCGGGGAGTTAATCTTGTATCAAGGAAGAAGTTTTAAGGAATATCGCGGCATGGGCTCTCTTGGTGCAATGCGGCGTGGCAGTCGCGATCGATATTTTCAAGACGAGTTTGAATTGGAAGGCACGGACGATGAAATTCAGAAACTAGTTCCCGAAGGAATCGAAGGCCGAGTGCCTCACAAAGGCAGCCTAGCCGGCCTCCTTCACCAGTTGGTTGGAGGACTTCGAGCCGGCATGGGGTACTCAGGATGCGAAACAGTGACCGATCTAAAAAACCGTGCACGGCTAGTTCAAATCACATCCGCTGGTGCCAGAGAGAGCCACGTCCACGACGTTGTCATCACTAAAGAGGCGCCTAACTACCGCTCGGAATAG
- the tsaE gene encoding tRNA (adenosine(37)-N6)-threonylcarbamoyltransferase complex ATPase subunit type 1 TsaE: MVKRHTESEFETEQVGASFAEGLIPGATVLLYGELGSGKTAFVRGLAGALGVNPLEVSSPTFTLIQEYRGRVTVNHVDLYRLSGAEIDDLGLEELATDSSIVVIEWADRLVRPLIGAHKVTIIDQGADLRDILIEGAKDTALRS, translated from the coding sequence ATGGTCAAGCGACATACAGAATCCGAGTTTGAGACGGAGCAAGTTGGTGCAAGTTTTGCTGAAGGTTTAATCCCTGGAGCGACTGTCTTGCTCTACGGTGAGTTAGGTTCTGGCAAGACTGCGTTCGTTCGAGGATTAGCCGGGGCGCTAGGTGTAAACCCACTAGAGGTAAGCAGTCCAACCTTTACGTTAATTCAGGAATATCGCGGCAGGGTTACCGTGAACCACGTAGACCTCTACCGGCTCTCTGGCGCTGAGATCGATGACTTAGGGTTGGAGGAGCTCGCTACCGACAGCTCGATTGTTGTTATTGAGTGGGCTGACCGACTCGTTCGGCCTTTAATTGGTGCTCACAAGGTCACGATTATTGACCAAGGCGCGGACCTACGAGATATTCTCATCGAAGGTGCTAAAGATACGGCGCTACGTTCCTAG